The DNA sequence TGGCACCGTTTTTATCCTGAGGTTCCCACATGGAACCACACCAGAAACGACCGAGCCGATCAACACGGCCATCATTGAAGCGACTCAGTGCCGCAGGACCAGGATTAGCAGCAATTTTCCGAATCACCCTACCCTGTTTATCGAGTAGCACTACACCACTGCGCAAAGCGGCGATAAATCCACCCGCAGCTGTCAGGCCAAAGCACCCTATATGTTCGTCTAATGTCACGACCTGATGCGATCCTGAAGCGGGGTCGAAACGATGCAGTGCCGGAGCTAAAATATCAATAAAATAGAGTACCTGCTCTTCCACTGACCAAAGTGGGCATTCAGCTAATTCAGCCTGAACAGAAAGAACATTTTGGACCTGACCACGCATTGTAATTCCTCCACAGTTTTTTTTAGTGTAGGAGAAAAAGCATCATCAGGTGAGCGGGTAGCAAAAAAAACCTTTGTTACCTGCCCCGAACACCGTTCAACGGTGCTTTCTCTAATGTAAGAAGCCTGCTCAATGTGCCTATTATGATTTAATCCGTCCAGGTGCCGAAAACGATTCACGCGCCGGTCAGGCAGGTTTAATCAGCAATACCTATTAAATCCATACCGATTTCACACTGGAAGAATATCCCATCAGCTGCCATGCTTTGCACAGACATCACGTTATGTCTGTGCCACACCAGGTCTTTATAATCTTTGTTGTATCTTTTGCCCACAAATTTGTGGGCTTTTTTATGAGCAAAACCACAAGGATAAAAGAATAAATCCACTCAAATCAGCAAATGCGCCAAAAAATCAGTTTACTGAGACGAAGAACAGCCTGGAGAGAAAGCGATATTGACTTACATTCTGGTGAGTGAAGTTGAACAGCAGCGTTTGCTATGCCGAATGGTGAACGTCAGGTTATCAAGAAGAGCAAGAAGGTAATGCAACAAACAACAGTTAACGCTGATGAAATGCGAAAGAGGCGCACAAAGGCGCCTCTTTCCTGATCACTAAATAACCTGCGAATGCAAACTTATTTAGCAGCAGGGCCACAGCCACCGATGATTTTAGAGATTGAGATAGCTGGGTGCAGAAGGTAATCATAATCACAATTTTTTTCTGCGTTAGTAACACGGCCAGTACAACCAGACAGAATAGCCACTACAGAGGCCAGAATTGCAAATTTAGCAAAATTTTTCATTACTTATCCTAGAAATTATCAATTAGTATTTCAAACTATTTTATTTGTAACAGCCTGAGGGCCTATAATCCCATAATAAGCTATAAAATCAATAACTGAGTCGTTGAAAATGGAAATCAGCGCACAAAATTAACAATTATTGTTATCTTTCCGCTAAATGTAATATGTTTGTTATATAATTCTTTTTTATTAACGTTTATTTAACGTCATACTTTCAATTATCAACGATAAGCGACGGTGAAAAAATACACTAAATAATCCCACCGATCATGGTAGTTGGTGTGCTCACTTATTGGCACATAGCCTCAACCTTATCTGAGAATACTCTGCTTTATTTTGTCGCCACGCCCAGGTAAATTATGCCTGATCTGAGGTGTGACACTGCACGTGTATGAGTTTTAAGTCATCCGCTGGTATCAGATCAGCCAGCAGGAAACAGGGAGTGCTTTGTGAAATATGAGTTGATGGGGATCTCTTTCATTCTGTTGCTTTGGGTCGGTACATTTGCGTTACTGGTGTAGATTGATGAGATCAACGGGGACAGAACGTCCCCGCCTTCTTATAGCAAACGCCTGAGTGCTTTGGTTACCAGTTAACCACTGGCTACGGATGCGTTCAGGCAGATTGACAAAGGCACCAGCAAAATTACTCCTGTTGCTCATCATGGCGGAACATCGCTTTGATCCCTCTCACTGCCTGACGAATCCGATCACTGTTTTCGATTAAAGCAAAACGCACATGAGTATCGCCATAGTCACCAAAGCCGATACCCGGGGAGACACATACTTTTGCTTCCCTGAGCATATGCGTAGCAAAGGCCAGTGATCCCATATGCGCATATCGATCAGGGATTTTCGCCCAGACATACATAGATGCCTTTGGCATATCAACCATCCATCCGGCTTCATGCAATCCTTTGACCAGTACATCACGTCGGTGTTTGTATTCCCCGGCGATATCACGGACACACTGTTGATCCCCTTCAAGAGCGGCAATTGCCGCCACCTGCAGCGGCGTGAATGTACCGTAATCATGGTAACTTTTGATCCGTGCCAGGGCCGCAACAAGCTCTTTATTGCCGACCATAAAACCGATACGCCATCCGGCCATATTGTAGCTTTTGGATAAGGTGAAAAATTCCACCGCTACGTCCCTGGCACCGGGTACCTGCATGATAGAAGGGGCTTTCCAGCCATCATAGACGATATCAGCATATGCAAGATCATGTATTACTAAGATATTATACTGTTTTGCCAGGGCGATAACCCGCTCGAAGAAATCGAGCTCAACACACTGCGCGGTAGGATTGGAGGGAAAGCCCAAAATCATCATTTTGGGCTTTGGATAGCTTTCACGAATTGCCCGTTCAAGTTCGTTGAAAAAATCGATACCAGCCACCAGCGGTACAGAACGTACCTGAGCGCCAGCGATCACCGCCCCATAAATATGGATAGGATAACTTGGGTTGGGTACCAATACGGTATCACCGTGGTCAAGCGTCGCCAGCATCAGGTGAGCCAGCCCCTCTTTCGAGCCGATGGTCACAATCGCCTCACTTTCCGGGTCTATATCTACCTGATAACGATCAGCATACCAGCGTGATATCGCACGACGTAACCGGGGAATACCCCGCGAAGTTGAATAGCCGTGAGTATCTTCACGCTGAGCAACTGAACAGAGTTTCTCAACAATATGAGGAGGTGTAGCACCATCGGGGTTACCCATACTAAAATCGATAATATCTTCACCGCGTCGCCGCGCTGCCATTTTCAATTCAGCAGTGATATTAAATACGTATGGAGGAAGACGTTCAATACGGGAAAAACGGCGAAGCGACTGATTATCAGACATGATATGACCTCAGATTAACGTTAGCGCCCGGACCGTCCGAGCGACGCACTCCTGGTAGGGAGTCTTATCAACATACTGATACTGAATCAGGTTGTCCAGTCACTGAAAAGGAATTTGTTTCTTTCACTGAATGTCGGTCAACAGGCAGCCAAATAACCATTCATCCACCCACTCGCCATGTAACAAGACCTGCTGGCGTCGTGTCCTTTCAAACTGAAAATCACATTGCTCGAGAATTCGGCGCGATGGCAGATTACCGCAGACCACGCTGGCATACAGCTTATGAAACTGACAATCGCTGAACAACCCGCGCACAATCGGCGCAAGAGCTTCGGCCATATAGCCATGGCCAAAATGTTCACTTTGCAATGCGTACCCCACCTCAGCCTGCCGCCACGGCCACCATTCCGCATTAATACCCACAAAGCCCACGGGCTGCTGACTGGTTTTCAAACGCAATGTAAAACAGAGCATATGCAGGCTGGTGACCTGCCACGGTTGCAAACGCTGAAGGAAACGCTGGCGAATTTCAGCATGCTGCGGGAGATCACTGATGAACGCCATTGACTGTGCATCAGTATGTAACTGAAGAAAACAGGGCCAGTCGTCCTGCTGTAGTGGTATTATCTGCAACCGGGATGTTGTAAAAAACATCACACAGGTAATCTCAGTAAGAGGATAATGAAGTCAGTCATATCACCTGAGGGAACCCCTCAGGTAACTCATTGATATAAATCAGCTTATAGTATACTACCCAACACCTGTCGCAGATGTGCTCCAGCACCAAGTAAACCGGGTTTATCGTGGGTGATCAGATAGACAGGGATCGGATGAACATAATCGCGAAAGCGCCCTTTATCTTCAAAAGCAGCGCGAAAACCTGAGGCTTCAAAAAAGCTAAGAAAGCGTGGCACAATCCCACCAGCGATATAGACACCGCCGAAAGTCCCCAAGGTCAGCGCCAGGTTACCACCAAAACGCCCCATGATGACACAGAAAAGCGAAAGGGCACGGCGGCAATCGGTACAACTATCCTCGATGGCGCGTTGTGAAACATCACGCGGCGTCAGGCTATCAGGTTCACGCTGGTCAGCCTTCACTATTGCCCGGTAAAGATTCACCAGCCCATTGCCAGAGAGCACACGTTCAACGGAGACATGACCGAGTTCTGCTCGCAGCTCTTCTAGTATTAAATCTCCTTCTTCACTGTTTGCAGCAAAATCAACGTGTCCACCTTCACCCGGAAGACTCACCCAACGTTGATCAACATGCACCAGATGGGCTACCCCTAACCCGGTACCTGCACCATACACCGCGATAGGTTTATCTTTTACCGGGCTGCTCCCGCCAAACTGCTTCACATCCTGTGAGGTCAGCATCGGGATCGCCATTGAGACTGCGGTGAAATCATTAATCACTTCGAGATGGGAAAAGCCGAGATTCTCCTGCAATTCTCGTTGAGAAAAAGCCCAACTGTGATTAGTCATTTCGATCCAGTCATCAGTAACCGGACACGCTATTGCAATACATCCGTCCGTGATGGCATGCTGGGGGAAAGCCTGCAAATAATGGTTGATCACAGCTTCGAGAGAAACGAAATCTGTCGTCGGAAACGTTGCAGCCTGGCTGATGTCACCGTTTGACAGATCACATAATGCGAGGCGGGCATTGGTGCCGCCCACGTCGCCCACTAATGCATATCTGGTCATATAAGGAATTAACTCCGCCTGAATCTTTTGCCTGACACTATAAGTCCCCCGGCATTAAATTCAATAGCACTCTCACCTGACAGCACATTTGACGACATCATCCCACAGCGCGTTTCACTAATAAAAAAAATAAACAGGATAAAAATCTCAATGAAAGATTAAAATGGAATTTATCTTTTTATTTCATGGTCTGATTATCCCAATACCATATCGACCAACAAATAAAAATTTAAAGTGATCGCGATCACAACAATCACATTTCCCGTACGCTGCATCCAGCGACGATTCACCAGATCATCCATCAACACGGGATTACCGGTAAAAGAAAGCAATGGCAACAGAGCAAGCGCAATACCAAAACTAAGCAGTACCTGGCTCATCACCAGTATTTTGGTCGGTTCCAGACCAGCTAAAAAACAATAAACGACGGCAACATGGTGATCACTCGTCGCAGCAGCAATGGAATATGAAAGTGAACGAATCCCTGCATTACCACTTGTCCTGCCAGTGTGCCGACAACGGTTGAGGAGAGTCCTGCTGCCAGTAAACTCAGTCCAAAAACGATAGCAGCACCGCGTCCAAGTAACGGGTCTAAGGTCAGATATGCTTTTTCTAACTCTGCGATACCCGAGTGTCCGCTGAAATGAAAAGCCGCCGCTGCGGTTGCCATCATCGCCAGATTCACAAAACCTGCGATTGTCATTGCTACGGCAACGTCTACTTTCGTTGAACGATAACGCTCCTGCCGGGTCCCTTGTTGTAAAGACTGTGTAAGCGATGAGTGTAAATAAATGACATGGGGCATAATCGTCGCCCCCAGTACACCAGCCGCCAGCAAAACCGCATCAGAGGTGGCTAATGCAGGGACAGCCATCCCCTGCAGTAACGCCACAATATCAGGCTGTGAGAAGAAAAGTTCGATGATATAAGCTGCGGCGACAAACAGTAACAATCCGCCAATCAGCCACTCCAGCGGTTTTTGTCCCCGATTCTGCAGCATCAGTATCAAAAATGTCGCCACACCGGTTAGCATCGCACCCTGCAGCAGGCTGACACCAAAAATCAATTTAAAACCAATCGCGGCACCAATAAATTCAGCAAGATCGGTCGCCATAGCAATAATCTCTGCCTGAACCCAGTAAAACCAGACGGCGGGACGCGGATAGGTGTCGCGGATGTGCTCCGCCAGATTTTTTCCGGTGGCAATACCAAGTTTAGCCGAAAGCAATTGAATAAACATGGCCATAATATTAGCCCATACAACTACCCACAACAGGGTGTAACCATAAGAAGCCCCCGCCTGAATATTCGTCGCGAAATTTCCAGGATCGATATACCCGATAGCGGCAATGAACGCTGGCCCGATTAACGCAAATTTAATTTTGCGCTTACCAGAACGTTCAACCGAACTGGTTGTTGATTTTTGCATGCTATCACCCTGATGCGACGGTATTTTGCCAGTGTATTTTAACCATGATGAGTATCATGGCCTGTATTGGCCCTGTTTTCACCAGTTAAAAATAGCAAAGGCTATACTTTTCGGCAAAAAATACACAATATCCCCCTGCCTGAATCAAATGATGTTGCTCTGTCGGTAAAAGGAAAAAGTGATAATGTAAAGAAAGTCTCGTTTTCACACCTTTTGTTACATAGAATAGCCGGGTAACGTCTCTGTTCCCGCTGATATACGCAGCTAATTGCTGTTTTTGACAGCTGACGAAGATCTGCCGCTTAACGTCACTGCGAAATCTGACTTCATCCATACCCCGTCTGGCATGAAGGGGAACATCCAGCTTAGTTATTAATCCCGGAGTTTTTATGTCCCGTACATTGCATTTTTTCCTGGCACTGGCCGTTGTTGTTTTGCTGGCCTTGCTGGTCAATCGTGATCGCAAAAATATACGTATTCGTTACATTATCCAATTACTGGTGATTGAGATATTGCTCGCCTGGTATCTGCTGAATTCAGCCAGTGGCGAAGTAATGGTCAAAGGGTTTGCCGGGTTATTTGACAAATTACTCTCTTATGCCAAACAGGGAACTAATTTCGTCTTCGGCGGTATGAATGATAACGGACTGGCTTTTTTCTGGCTAAACGTACTTTGCCCTATCGTATTTATCTCTGCTCTGATAGGTATTCTGCAACATTTACGAATACTTCCCGTCGTCATACGTCTGATTGGTACGGTGTTATCGAAGATTAACGGCATGGGAAAACTCGAATCATTCAATGCCGTGAGCTCGCTCATTTTGGGACAATCAGAAAACTTCATCGCTTACAAAGATATACTGGGCAGAATGTCTCCCCGTCGCATCTACACCTTATCTGCAACAGCGATGTCGACGGTATCGATGTCGATCGTCGGTGCGTATATGACAATGATTCCGGCCAAATACGTTGTCGCCGCTTTAGTACTGAATATGTTCAGCACCTTTATCGTCCTGTCGCTGATCAACCCCTACCGTCCTGATGAAGAGGATGACGTCACATTCAGCGTGCCACATAAAGGTCAAAGTTTCTTTGAAATGTTGGGGGAATATATTCTTGCCGGTTTCCGGGTGGCAGTGATTGTGGCGGCAATGCTGATTGGTTTTATCGCCATCATCGCCGGCGTTAACGCCCTGTTCGATGCTTTGTTCGGTATCTCATTCCAGGGCGTGCTTGGCTATATTTTCTATCCATTCGCCTGGGTGATGGGCATCCCGTCTGCAGATGTACTCCAGGTCAGCACAATCATGGCTACCAAACTGGTATCCAACGAATTCGTCGCCATGATGGATTTGCAAAAAATTGCCAGCACTCTCTCACCAAGAGCAGAAGGTATGCTCTCCGTCTTTTTGGTTTCATTCGCTAACTTCTCTTCCATCGGTATTGTGGCTGGTGGTGTGAAAGGATTGAATGAAGAGCAAGGTAACGTCGTCTCACGTTTTGGTCTCAAACTTCTCTATGGTTCTACTCTGGTCAGTATTCTCTCTGCTTCAATAACTGGCTTAGTGCTAATGTAAACCGCAGCCATATATCGGGTTGCTCATTGCCCGGTATAACTGTTACTAGCTCGGTTTTTGCTGCAGAATGCAGTTAATCGGGTAAACAGGAAGATGACAAAAAAATAACAGATGTGAAAAGAGAGATGATAAAGAGATGGTGGAGATAAGCGGGATCGAACCGCTGACCTCTTGCATGCCATGCAAGCGCTCTCCCAGCTGAGCTATACCCCCACAAAAAATGTTATTCAGACCAAATCAAGCTGGAGATGATTTGGTGGAGATAAGCGGGATCGAACCGCTGACCTCTTGCATGCCATGCAAGCGCTCTCCCAGCTGAGCTATACCCCCACGGAATAACAGTGTCATCGTGACGGGGGGGATAATATGAAACCGGACTGGCGCTGTCAATGCCATTTTCAACATGCCGGGTTAATCGCTGAAAAAGACGTCAATCCGCACAAATAGGAATCACCTGCCGATTTATAAGCGTTAATTTTTTGTACAGCTGAAAAATGCCACCTGAAATAATCCTTTCGTAATAATTAAAAAGCATTATAAAACTTTTTGTTACGCTTAGTTATACCCTGTCTTATTCATTTACATCCTTACTTTTTCACTTTTTTAGAATTTTTAATGCTATTTTCTGTTACGTAATGATTTTGTGTTAGTTGTTAACAGTACAATTTGCTGTAATATGGATGTGTTACATACTTTCATATTAGGACTTCAGCATGAAAAAGGAATGGTTAACGCCAGAAGAACTGGCGCAGGTGACGGGTTTCAGTCGGCAGACAATCAATAAGTGGGTTAAGAAAGAGCAGTGGACGACGGCACCCAAACCAGGCGTTCAGGGCGGAAAAGCACGCATGATTCATCTGGATGAGCGTGTAAAAAGTTTTCTCAAATCAACACGACATGCTAATGAGTCCAGTGCTACCTGCCGTATTACACATAATTCGCTCCCCGGATTATTGATGACCTCGTTACAACAAATGAACGCAGAAGAGCAGGAACAGCTGTATGCCCTGTTGCTGCGCGAAGGAATTCAGGGATTACTGAGTCGTCTGGAGATCGGTAAAGGAGAGGGTGTCTAGGCGTTGACAATAGTGCCCCTTTTCAGGGGCAATATTATGATTAGCTACCGCTGATGGCAGATTCGCGTTGTGAGATATACGCAAGTGCCTGATCAATTCGCTGCAGACTACGCTGCTTCCCGATTGCCTGAAGTGTGACATCCAGTGCTGGCGACTGACCCGCGCCGGTCACAGCAACACGCAGAGGCATTCCAACCTTACCCATCCCTACCTGCAACTCATCAGCAGTAGCCTGAATCGCCGCATGAATAGCATCAGCTTGCCATTCATTCAGTGCACTAAGCTTCTCAAGCACATTTTCCAAAGGCGCTCTGGCGACACCCCGCAGATGCTTTTTAGCCGCATCTGCATCGAATTCAGTAAAATCTTCATAAAAATAGCGGCAGGATTGCGCCATCTCTTTCAGCGTTTTACAACGTTCGCCAAGTAATGTAACGATGTTACACAGCTGTGGCCCGTTGGTGGTATCAATCCCCAGGAAATCAATATGCCACTGCAGATGGGTCGCAACATATTCTGCAGGCAGCGTTGTAATATAATGATGATTCAGCCATAACAATTTATCTGTGTTGAATGCACTGGCGGATTTGCTGACCTGATGCAGATCGAACAATGCTTTCATCTCTTCGAGTGTAAAAATCTCCTGGTCACCATGTGACCAGCCTAGCCGGACCAGGTAATTGAGCACGGCTTCCGGCAGGTAACCATCATCACGATATTGCATTACCCCGACCGCGCCATGCCGCTTGGAAAGTTTTTTACCATCGTCAGCAAGAATCATCGAAACATGGGCATATACCGGAACTTCAGCACCGATGGCTTTGAGGATATTGATTTGTCGTGGCGTGTTATTGATATGATCTTCACCACGAATCACGTGGGTGATTTCCATATCCCAGTCATCGATCACTACACAGAAATTATAGGTTGGTGAACCATCTGTACGACGAATAATCAGATCATCCAGTTCTTGATTGCTGAACTCTATTGGTCCGCGAATCTGGTCGTCGAACACTACTGAGCCTTGCTGAGGATTGCGGAAACGCACAACGCAGGGCGCGTTTTTCTCATGCTCTTCATGACTATCACGACAACGTCCATCGTAACGAGGCTTTTCATTATTAGCCATTTGCGTATCACGTAATGCATCAAGACGCTCTTTCGAGCAGTAACATTTATATGCCGTTCCGGCGGCCAGCATCTCATCAATCACGGCATTATAGCGATCGAATCTTTTCGTCTGATAATAGGGGCCTTCATCCCAGTCAAGTCCTAACCAGTTCATTCCCTCCATAATGGCATCGATCGCAGATTGTGTTGAACGTTCCAGATCTGTATCTTCGATACGCAATACAAACTCACCGGCATTTTTTCGGGCAAACAGCCAGGAGTAGAGGGCAGTACGGGCACCGCCAACGTGTAGATAACCCGTAGGGCTGGGAGCAAAACGTGTTTTGATTTTCATGAATTACGGCCTTTTTCATCCGAAAAAAAGTGGCTAATAGCGGGAAAACCCCATTGAGACGATCAATTTTTGGGGGTAACCAATGCATGTGGATACCAATCCCCCCCTATTCTATCATCTGCGTCTGAATCCTCAACGCCATTCCGGTTTCTGATGACACCGACATTTAACCTGCTGGTTTTCTGACCGTTCGCATGCTGGATTGACCGGATACTGATTAATTTTAAGACAAACAGTGAGTTTCGTTTTAAAAAGCGTTGACTCACTGGCGGCGATCCCTATAATGCGACTCCACAAAGCGGGGGTGATTAGCTCAGTTGGTAGAGCATCTCCTTTACACGGAGGGGGTCGGCGGTTCGAGCCCGTCATCACCCACCATAATTGGTGCCCGCTTAGAACAAGATTCGCATTCTGTATGGGTGATTAGCTCAGTTGGTAGAGCATCTCCTTTACACGGAGGGGGTCGGCGGTTCGAGCCCGTCATCACCCACCATACCGGATGGTTGTCTTGTTTTGTGTAATTAAGTGGGTGATTAGCTCAGTTGGTAGAGCATCTCCTTTACACGGAGGGGGTCGGCGGTTCGAGCCCGTCATCACCCACCACTTTGGGTCGTTAGCTCAGTTGGTAGAGCAGTTGACTTTTAATCAATTGGTCGCAGGTTCGAATCCTGCACGACCCACCATTTCTTCTTTTGTGATAATCCACTTATCATAAAAAGGTAAAAACTATATCACTGTTATCAGGATATGGTTTTTATTCGTCAGTGTTTTTTCATCGCTATGCTGCATCCCTGATATCTACTCATCAGCTTAATATACATTGTCATGTGCACACAGCCACGCTACCCTACGATTATTAGCTTCGGCTATTCAGCCATCTTTCCCGGGTAACTTTTCTACCTCAGTTGCTCAAAACATCATCTCTATTGCACAGTTATTCTTATGTTATCGCCTTCTTTTGTCAGTTTAACGAGATAAAAACTCTTTAGTGTGCATTTAACACAACAAGATAAAATCAATTTCATGAATAAAATAATATTTCATTCTGTTATTGATGTTTTCATCCCGTTACCACTAATTGTTTATTTACACGAGTCGATAACGGTTGTGGGTACTTACACAGGAGAGAATCATGACGACCCTCGGTATCAGTTCTGCCTCCGGAAGCTCTGGAGCAAACAGTAGTCCCGTTTCACAAGTTGACAGCCTGAACCAGCAAATTCTTCATCTGGAAAATAAACTGAAGAGTCTAGGACAGGATGATACATTAACCACTCATCAGAAAAGTGAACAGCAGCAGGTAATTCAGGCTCAAATAGAGATGATCCTGGCTCAAATTGCTCAGCTACAACACCAACAAGCTGCCAAAGCACAGGAAAAAGTTATGCAGGAAAAAGAGTCTGCCAATCCTCACAGCATCAAAGCAGATGGCGTCAACCGTCCTACGGTGACCAATTCGCTGGATATTTATATTTATAACGGCGGGTTCTTTTCACGCTGACGCGTCAGTAGCCTAGCCTGCTGACGCACCTCCTGCCAGATCACTTCCGCTGCTGGCGTCAGCGAACGATTTTTTCGTTTAATCAGCATTACCTGACGGGTAATTTCCGGCACCATCCGTCTAATCACCAAATAAGCGCCTGCAGGTAAAGGCAGCGCTAGTGCAGGTAAGATACTGATGCCAATTCCTGCTTCTACCATCGGATAGAGTGTGACAGGATGACCGATCTCCTGGACAATCGTGGCTTCCACCTGTTGGTGATGGAGCGCCTCGTCTATCAGTACCCTGCTACCAGAGGCATAATCCTGCAAAACCAGCGAGCGTCCGGTCAATTGCTGCCATGATACTACTGATAATCTGGCGAGTGGGTCATCCTGACGGCACAGCAGTAAAAATGGTTCTTCCAGGATCGGCTCACTGGTCAGATCATCTGCCGCCAACGGTCCTATTACGATCCCAAAATCAACTTCGGCATTGCGTACACTCTGTAATACCCATTGCTGCGGGCGGTCACTCAGCATCACTCTGATTTCAGGGGGAGTGTCGTTGTGCGGCGGCAAGACACTGTGGCATAAGATGTGCTGAGACTGTTTGGCTGGCGGCGAGGCGCACCGTACCGCTGCGCTGCTGTCCGTAGTGTCTGATATCCTGCAATGTAAGCGTCAAATCGTCTAATAACCGTTCGAGTCGGCTGGCCAGTTGTTTACCTGCCTCCGTTAAGATCACTTCGCGTGTGGTGTGGTCAAGAAGCCTGACACCTACTTCACTTTCCAGCTCTTTGATACTGAGGCTGATTGCTGACTGACTGAGGCCTATTTTTTGCCCGGCCAGACCAAATCCCCCTTCCTTAGCGACAGCAACAAATACCCTCAATTGACGTAATGTATAATTCATTTATTTATTTCATATATCAATCTAATAAATTAATTTTATTTCTAAACAATCTCACTGCACAATAGCAATCTCTTTTCTTTACTGAATTAACTCATTATGCGTTTTTTACGACTTGACCCTCTGATGATAAAACTGATCATCACCGTCCTGCTGGCCTCTTTTATTCCTGCCAGGGGCCATTTTGTGGCGATCTTTGAATGGATTACTACTGCAGCCATCGCTCTGTTGTTCTTCATGCATGGCGCTAAATTGTCACGCGAAAAAATTATTGCTGGTGGTAGTCACTGGCGTCTGCACCTGTGGGTCATGTACAGTACTTTTGTGCTGTTTCCCTTGGTAGGATTGTTGTTTGTCTGGTGGCATCCTTTGCCCGTCAGTCGAGAAATTTATACCGGTTTTCTCTATCTCTGTATCCTCCCTGCCACGGTACAATCAGCCATAGCACTTACTTCACTAGCCGGAGGCAATGTTGCTGCCGCTGTATGCAGCGCCTCTGCCTCAAGCCTGCTTGGTGTGTTTATCTCGCCACTGCTGGTGGGGCTGGTGATGGGTATCCATAGTGACAGCCCGGGTGGCAGTTTGGCTCAGGTGGGGCAAATCATGCTGCAGTTGCTGGTCCCCTTCATTGCCGGACATCTCTCCCGACGCTGGTTAGCCGGCTGGGTTGAAAAACACCGTGGCCTGATCGCCAAAACCGATCAGGCCTCTATTCTTCTGGTAATTTATTCAGCGTTTAGTGAAGCCGTTGTCAATGGAATCTGGCACCGTGTGGGTGTGAGTACACTGCTCTACATTGTCGCGGGTAGTTTGGGCATTCTGATTGTGATACTGCTAATCAACCTGCTGGCAGCGCGCCTGTTTCGTTTCAATCGTGCCGATGAAATAACCATTCTGTTTTGTGGCTCAAAAAAGAGCCTGGCCAATGGTGTACCGATGGCAAATATTTTATTTTCGTCATCCACCGTCGGTATTATCGTG is a window from the Erwinia sp. genome containing:
- the mntH_1 gene encoding Divalent metal cation transporter MntH (ID:JIFNMEKO_01956;~source:Prodigal:2.6), with product MSQVLLSFGIALALLPLLSFTGNPVLMDDLVNRRWMQRTGNVIVVIAITLNFYLLVDMVLG
- the nupC_1 gene encoding Nucleoside permease NupC (ID:JIFNMEKO_01958;~source:Prodigal:2.6) yields the protein MSRTLHFFLALAVVVLLALLVNRDRKNIRIRYIIQLLVIEILLAWYLLNSASGEVMVKGFAGLFDKLLSYAKQGTNFVFGGMNDNGLAFFWLNVLCPIVFISALIGILQHLRILPVVIRLIGTVLSKINGMGKLESFNAVSSLILGQSENFIAYKDILGRMSPRRIYTLSATAMSTVSMSIVGAYMTMIPAKYVVAALVLNMFSTFIVLSLINPYRPDEEDDVTFSVPHKGQSFFEMLGEYILAGFRVAVIVAAMLIGFIAIIAGVNALFDALFGISFQGVLGYIFYPFAWVMGIPSADVLQVSTIMATKLVSNEFVAMMDLQKIASTLSPRAEGMLSVFLVSFANFSSIGIVAGGVKGLNEEQGNVVSRFGLKLLYGSTLVSILSASITGLVLM
- the glk gene encoding Glucokinase (ID:JIFNMEKO_01955;~source:Prodigal:2.6), whose translation is MTRYALVGDVGGTNARLALCDLSNGDISQAATFPTTDFVSLEAVINHYLQAFPQHAITDGCIAIACPVTDDWIEMTNHSWAFSQRELQENLGFSHLEVINDFTAVSMAIPMLTSQDVKQFGGSSPVKDKPIAVYGAGTGLGVAHLVHVDQRWVSLPGEGGHVDFAANSEEGDLILEELRAELGHVSVERVLSGNGLVNLYRAIVKADQREPDSLTPRDVSQRAIEDSCTDCRRALSLFCVIMGRFGGNLALTLGTFGGVYIAGGIVPRFLSFFEASGFRAAFEDKGRFRDYVHPIPVYLITHDKPGLLGAGAHLRQVLGSIL
- a CDS encoding hypothetical protein (ID:JIFNMEKO_01952;~source:Prodigal:2.6), with protein sequence MKNFAKFAILASVVAILSGCTGRVTNAEKNCDYDYLLHPAISISKIIGGCGPAAK
- a CDS encoding hypothetical protein (ID:JIFNMEKO_01954;~source:Prodigal:2.6) gives rise to the protein MFFTTSRLQIIPLQQDDWPCFLQLHTDAQSMAFISDLPQHAEIRQRFLQRLQPWQVTSLHMLCFTLRLKTSQQPVGFVGINAEWWPWRQAEVGYALQSEHFGHGYMAEALAPIVRGLFSDCQFHKLYASVVCGNLPSRRILEQCDFQFERTRRQQVLLHGEWVDEWLFGCLLTDIQ
- the mntH_2 gene encoding Divalent metal cation transporter MntH (ID:JIFNMEKO_01957;~source:Prodigal:2.6), yielding MQKSTTSSVERSGKRKIKFALIGPAFIAAIGYIDPGNFATNIQAGASYGYTLLWVVVWANIMAMFIQLLSAKLGIATGKNLAEHIRDTYPRPAVWFYWVQAEIIAMATDLAEFIGAAIGFKLIFGVSLLQGAMLTGVATFLILMLQNRGQKPLEWLIGGLLLFVAAAYIIELFFSQPDIVALLQGMAVPALATSDAVLLAAGVLGATIMPHVIYLHSSLTQSLQQGTRQERYRSTKVDVAVAMTIAGFVNLAMMATAAAAFHFSGHSGIAELEKAYLTLDPLLGRGAAIVFGLSLLAAGLSSTVVGTLAGQVVMQGFVHFHIPLLLRRVITMLPSFIVF
- the alaC gene encoding Glutamate-pyruvate aminotransferase AlaC (ID:JIFNMEKO_01953;~source:Prodigal:2.6); amino-acid sequence: MSDNQSLRRFSRIERLPPYVFNITAELKMAARRRGEDIIDFSMGNPDGATPPHIVEKLCSVAQREDTHGYSTSRGIPRLRRAISRWYADRYQVDIDPESEAIVTIGSKEGLAHLMLATLDHGDTVLVPNPSYPIHIYGAVIAGAQVRSVPLVAGIDFFNELERAIRESYPKPKMMILGFPSNPTAQCVELDFFERVIALAKQYNILVIHDLAYADIVYDGWKAPSIMQVPGARDVAVEFFTLSKSYNMAGWRIGFMVGNKELVAALARIKSYHDYGTFTPLQVAAIAALEGDQQCVRDIAGEYKHRRDVLVKGLHEAGWMVDMPKASMYVWAKIPDRYAHMGSLAFATHMLREAKVCVSPGIGFGDYGDTHVRFALIENSDRIRQAVRGIKAMFRHDEQQE